One stretch of Diabrotica undecimpunctata isolate CICGRU chromosome 5, icDiaUnde3, whole genome shotgun sequence DNA includes these proteins:
- the LOC140441526 gene encoding UDP-glycosyltransferase UGT5-like: MYIMSDGLLKRIFYVCHPKVKVFISHAGFLGVMESVHCGKPMLMLPQFGDQFTNAAAVQKREGGVSVLLSEITEEVVLESLKKLLSAEFAEKAQLLSKSFKDRPLSPTDTALYWIDYAVNHKGAPFMKTTAVDMPLYQYWLLDVLVFISVVLLVLLYLFYRLANFFVRKLFKKENKLKES; this comes from the exons ATGTATATAATGTCAGATGGGCTCCTCAAAAGGATATTCTATGTAT GTCATCCAAAAGTAAAAGTATTTATTAGCCACGCAGGTTTTCTGGGAGTTATGGAAAGTGTCCATTGTGGCAAACCCATGCTAATGCTGCCCCAATTTGGAGATCAGTTTACTAATGCTGCAGCAGTACAAAAACGCGAAGGTGGAGTATCAGTTCTTTTAAGTGAAATCACTGAGGAAGTTGTGTTAGAGTCTCTTAAAAAGCTGTTGAGCGCAGA ATTTGCCGAAAAAGCACAACTGCTATCAAAATCATTCAAAGATCGACCTTTGTCTCCAACAGATACAGCTTTATATTGGATCGATTATGCGGTGAACCATAAGGGAGCTCCGTTCATGAAAACCACAGCAGTGGACATGCCACTCTACCAATATTGGTTGTTAGATGTCTTAGTTTTTATTAGTGTTGTTTTGTTAgtgttgttatatttattttacaggTTAGCAAATTTCTTTGTAAGAAAgctgtttaaaaaagaaaataaattaaaggaATCATAA